A single window of Methylocella tundrae DNA harbors:
- a CDS encoding TetR family transcriptional regulator produces the protein MNEKALTPDAILDATEAALRRFGPAKTSVIDVARALNVSHGSLYRHFDGKAELLDAVVARWLSRMAGPLSVIAAESGPAPERLRRWFDILMASARAKAENDPDLFGTYLELARLDRPVVADHLARLTVHVAKIIDDGVKQAAFTSVESGMTACAILDATLRFHHPLHAREWARPEMKLNFDAVWRLISRGLSR, from the coding sequence ATGAATGAGAAAGCCCTCACGCCAGATGCCATTCTCGATGCAACGGAGGCGGCGCTGCGCCGGTTTGGTCCGGCCAAGACCAGCGTTATCGACGTTGCCCGGGCTCTGAATGTCAGCCACGGCAGCCTCTACCGCCATTTCGACGGCAAGGCGGAACTGCTCGACGCCGTCGTCGCGCGCTGGTTATCCCGCATGGCGGGGCCTCTTTCGGTGATCGCCGCCGAAAGCGGGCCCGCGCCGGAACGCTTGCGGCGATGGTTCGATATCCTCATGGCCTCGGCGCGCGCCAAGGCGGAAAACGATCCAGACCTTTTTGGAACCTACCTGGAACTGGCCCGCTTAGACCGTCCCGTCGTCGCTGACCACCTGGCGAGATTAACGGTCCATGTCGCCAAAATCATCGACGACGGCGTGAAGCAGGCCGCCTTCACATCCGTCGAATCGGGCATGACGGCCTGCGCTATTCTTGACGCGACGTTGCGGTTTCATCATCCGCTGCACGCGCGCGAATGGGCGCGCCCGGAGATGAAGCTGAATTTTGACGCGGTTTGGCGGCTGATTTCGCGCGGACTTAGCCGGTGA
- a CDS encoding SLC13 family permease has product MSFSAILSWTVALDWRRIAVVAIFLVTLAGIAVGRAPGLRIDRAGMALVGASMMLATGAFGFEDALKAVDLDTIALLLGMMIIVAQLRVSGFFELAGSFALRRAHGPLLLLAAIVIVTGCLSAFLVNDAICLALTPLVIDLTRRLRRNPVPYLLAVAMASNAGSVATFTGNPQNMMIGVASHIPYAQFALRLAPIAAAALLLTFCLIAVVHRREFSTPFSEADGPARARRHPWQIGKAALVTVCVIIAFFAGAPVAEAALIGGSLLLVSRAVNPKKIYAEMDGALLLMFAGLFIVVAGAKNALLTPDALAAVGRLHLENGWILSGVTAGLSNLISNVPAVLVLKPFIEASPNANQAWLVVAMSSTLAGNLTLVGSIANLIVAERAKRSDVTISFFDYLKVGLPLTVLSLGLGAFALSQ; this is encoded by the coding sequence ATGAGCTTTTCAGCTATACTCTCGTGGACAGTTGCGCTCGATTGGCGGCGGATCGCAGTCGTCGCGATTTTTCTTGTCACCTTGGCGGGGATCGCTGTCGGCCGGGCGCCCGGCCTGCGGATCGATCGAGCGGGCATGGCGCTCGTCGGCGCCAGCATGATGCTCGCGACCGGCGCTTTTGGTTTCGAGGACGCGCTCAAAGCGGTCGATCTCGACACGATCGCGCTGCTTCTCGGCATGATGATCATTGTCGCGCAACTGCGCGTTTCTGGCTTTTTCGAACTCGCCGGAAGCTTTGCCTTGCGGCGCGCGCATGGTCCGCTGCTGCTTCTCGCGGCGATTGTCATCGTCACGGGATGCCTTTCGGCCTTTCTGGTCAATGACGCGATCTGCCTCGCGCTGACGCCGCTGGTCATCGACTTGACGCGCAGACTGCGCCGCAATCCGGTTCCCTATCTGCTCGCGGTCGCCATGGCGTCGAACGCGGGAAGCGTTGCGACCTTCACCGGCAATCCGCAGAATATGATGATCGGCGTCGCATCGCATATTCCCTACGCGCAGTTCGCTCTTCGGCTGGCGCCGATCGCGGCGGCGGCGTTGCTTTTGACCTTCTGCCTCATAGCGGTTGTGCATCGGCGGGAATTTTCGACGCCATTTTCGGAGGCGGACGGACCGGCGCGGGCTCGCCGCCACCCCTGGCAGATCGGCAAGGCGGCGCTGGTGACGGTTTGCGTCATCATCGCCTTCTTCGCCGGCGCGCCGGTCGCCGAGGCGGCGCTCATCGGCGGCTCTTTGCTTCTCGTCTCGCGCGCGGTCAATCCGAAAAAGATCTACGCTGAAATGGACGGCGCTCTCCTTTTGATGTTCGCCGGGCTTTTCATCGTCGTGGCTGGCGCGAAAAATGCTCTTTTGACGCCGGACGCCCTCGCCGCCGTTGGGCGGCTCCACCTGGAAAATGGCTGGATTTTATCCGGCGTGACGGCGGGCCTTTCCAATCTCATCAGTAATGTTCCGGCCGTGCTGGTTCTGAAGCCCTTTATCGAGGCTTCGCCCAATGCGAATCAGGCCTGGCTTGTCGTCGCCATGAGCTCGACGCTCGCCGGCAATCTCACTCTCGTAGGCTCGATCGCCAATCTGATCGTGGCGGAGCGGGCGAAGCGATCGGACGTGACCATCTCCTTTTTCGACTATTTGAAGGTCGGCCTTCCCCTGACTGTGCTCAGCCTTGGCTTGGGCGCCTTCGCGCTTTCGCAATGA
- a CDS encoding pyruvate dehydrogenase complex E1 component subunit beta, translated as MTTNVLMPALSPTMEQGKLAKWLKKEGDSVRSGDILAEIETDKATMEVEAVDEGTLAKILVPDGTDNVAVNTPIAVIAGAGEDAAAAAAPAPRPNGGTTAPAAEPAAAKPASSASLFAAPAVAVVPRAPEYPEGTEMVSMTVREALRDAMAEEMRRDESVFVMGEEVAEYQGAYKITQGLLQEFGDRRVVDTPITEHGFAGLGVGAAMAGLRPIVEFMTFNFAMQAMDQIINSAAKTLYMSGGQMGCPIVFRGPNGAAARVAAQHSQDYTAWFSHVPGLKVVAPYTAADAKGLLKSAIRDPNPVIFLENEILYGHSFDVPKIDDFVVPIGKGRIARAGKDVTLVSFSIGMVYALKAAEELAKEGIEAEVIDLRSIRPMDTELIIESVKKTGRCVTIEEGWPQSGVGAEIVALLMERAFDYLDAPVVRVSGKNVPMPYAANLEKLALPNAGEVVAAAKAALYR; from the coding sequence ATGACAACCAATGTTCTCATGCCCGCGCTTTCGCCGACCATGGAGCAGGGCAAGCTCGCGAAATGGCTGAAAAAAGAGGGCGATTCGGTGCGTTCCGGCGATATCCTCGCCGAGATCGAGACCGACAAGGCGACAATGGAGGTCGAAGCGGTCGATGAAGGCACGCTTGCCAAGATCCTTGTTCCTGATGGAACCGACAATGTCGCAGTGAATACGCCAATCGCCGTCATCGCGGGCGCGGGCGAAGACGCCGCAGCGGCCGCCGCTCCCGCACCCCGCCCCAATGGCGGGACCACGGCCCCGGCCGCCGAACCCGCCGCGGCAAAACCGGCGTCGAGCGCATCCCTTTTCGCGGCGCCCGCAGTGGCCGTCGTCCCGCGCGCGCCCGAATATCCTGAAGGGACCGAGATGGTCTCAATGACCGTCCGCGAAGCGTTGCGTGACGCCATGGCCGAGGAAATGCGCCGCGACGAAAGCGTTTTCGTCATGGGCGAGGAAGTCGCCGAATATCAAGGCGCCTATAAAATCACACAAGGACTATTGCAGGAATTCGGCGACAGGCGCGTTGTCGACACGCCGATCACCGAACACGGGTTTGCCGGCCTTGGCGTCGGCGCCGCTATGGCGGGTCTGCGCCCGATCGTCGAATTCATGACCTTCAACTTCGCCATGCAGGCGATGGATCAGATCATCAATTCCGCCGCCAAGACACTCTATATGTCGGGCGGACAGATGGGCTGCCCGATCGTTTTCCGCGGCCCCAACGGCGCCGCGGCGCGAGTCGCCGCCCAGCACAGCCAGGATTACACCGCCTGGTTCTCGCATGTGCCAGGTCTCAAGGTCGTCGCTCCTTACACCGCCGCCGACGCCAAGGGCCTTCTGAAAAGCGCCATCCGCGACCCCAATCCGGTGATCTTTCTCGAAAACGAGATCCTCTATGGGCACAGCTTCGACGTGCCGAAGATCGATGATTTCGTCGTGCCGATCGGCAAGGGCCGCATTGCGCGCGCCGGCAAGGACGTGACGCTCGTCTCCTTCAGTATCGGCATGGTTTACGCCTTAAAGGCGGCCGAGGAACTGGCGAAGGAAGGCATCGAGGCCGAGGTCATTGATCTACGCAGCATTCGTCCAATGGATACGGAGCTGATTATTGAATCCGTGAAAAAGACAGGCCGCTGCGTGACGATCGAAGAGGGCTGGCCGCAGAGCGGTGTTGGCGCGGAAATCGTCGCGCTGCTGATGGAGCGCGCCTTTGATTATCTCGACGCCCCTGTCGTGCGGGTCAGCGGCAAGAATGTGCCGATGCCTTACGCCGCCAACCTCGAAAAGCTCGCGCTCCCCAACGCGGGTGAAGTCGTCGCGGCGGCGAAAGCCGCGCTTTATCGATGA
- a CDS encoding CTP synthase: MARYIFITGGVVSSLGKGLASAALGALLQARGYTVRLRKLDPYLNIDPGTMSPYQHGEVFVTDDGAETDLDLGHYERFTGRPAMRNDNITTGRIYQDIIAKERRGDYLGATVQVIPHVTNAIKDFVLDGNDGVDFVLVEIGGTVGDIEGLPFFEAIRQLGNDLPRSHAIYIHLTLLPFIPSAGELKTKPTQHSVKELRSIGIQPHILLCRTDREIPREERRKLGLFCNVRESAVIEARDVASIYDVPRAYHAAGLDQEVLAAFGIEPAPKPDMSRWNAVMERIHNPEGEVTIAIVGKYTGLKDAYKSLIEALAHGGIANRINVRIDWIESEIFESDDPAIYLDHVHGILVPGGFGHRGAEGKILAAGFARERKVPYFGICFGMQMAVIEAARSLAGVTKANSTEFGPTSEPVVGLMTEWMRGNELQIRAAEGDLGGTMRLGAYRAELAPGSKIAGIYGATEISERHRHRYEVNTAYRAQLAEKGLIFAGLSPDGLLPETIELMDHPWFIGVQFHPELKSRPFDPHPLFASFIAAALEQSRLV; the protein is encoded by the coding sequence ATGGCGCGGTACATTTTCATCACCGGCGGCGTGGTTTCATCGCTTGGCAAGGGACTGGCGTCTGCGGCGCTTGGCGCCTTGCTTCAGGCGCGCGGCTACACCGTCCGGCTGCGCAAGCTCGATCCCTATCTCAATATAGACCCGGGGACGATGAGCCCCTACCAGCATGGCGAGGTTTTTGTCACCGACGATGGCGCGGAGACCGACCTCGACCTTGGCCATTATGAGCGCTTTACCGGGCGCCCGGCCATGCGCAACGACAACATCACGACCGGCCGCATCTATCAGGACATCATCGCCAAGGAGCGCCGCGGCGACTATCTCGGCGCGACGGTGCAGGTCATTCCGCACGTGACCAATGCGATCAAGGACTTCGTGCTCGACGGCAATGACGGCGTCGACTTCGTGCTCGTCGAAATCGGCGGCACAGTGGGCGATATCGAGGGGCTGCCGTTCTTCGAGGCGATTCGCCAGCTCGGCAATGATCTGCCGCGCTCCCATGCGATCTATATTCATCTGACTTTATTGCCGTTTATCCCGAGCGCCGGCGAACTGAAGACCAAGCCGACACAGCATTCGGTCAAGGAATTGCGTTCGATCGGGATTCAGCCGCATATCCTGCTTTGCCGGACCGACCGCGAAATTCCGCGCGAGGAGCGGCGCAAGCTTGGACTGTTCTGTAACGTCCGCGAAAGCGCCGTCATCGAGGCGCGCGACGTCGCCTCGATCTATGACGTTCCACGCGCCTATCACGCCGCCGGCCTCGATCAGGAGGTTCTCGCCGCGTTCGGGATCGAGCCGGCGCCTAAACCCGACATGAGCCGCTGGAACGCCGTGATGGAGCGCATCCACAATCCAGAGGGCGAAGTCACAATCGCCATCGTCGGTAAATACACCGGCCTCAAGGACGCCTATAAATCACTGATCGAGGCGTTGGCGCATGGCGGCATTGCGAACCGCATCAACGTTCGCATCGACTGGATTGAATCAGAGATTTTCGAGAGCGACGATCCCGCCATTTACCTTGACCATGTGCATGGCATTCTCGTTCCGGGCGGCTTCGGCCATCGCGGCGCGGAGGGAAAAATTCTCGCCGCTGGTTTTGCGCGTGAACGCAAGGTGCCTTATTTCGGGATTTGCTTCGGGATGCAGATGGCTGTGATCGAAGCAGCCCGCTCTCTGGCCGGCGTCACAAAGGCGAATTCCACGGAATTTGGACCAACCAGCGAGCCGGTCGTCGGCCTGATGACAGAATGGATGCGCGGCAATGAATTGCAGATTCGCGCCGCCGAAGGCGATCTCGGCGGCACGATGCGGCTGGGTGCCTATCGGGCGGAACTCGCGCCCGGCTCCAAAATCGCAGGGATTTATGGCGCGACCGAAATTTCAGAGCGCCATCGCCATCGTTATGAGGTCAATACCGCTTATCGCGCCCAGCTTGCTGAAAAAGGGCTGATCTTCGCGGGGCTTTCGCCTGACGGATTGCTGCCGGAAACCATAGAACTCATGGATCACCCCTGGTTCATCGGCGTGCAATTTCATCCCGAACTCAAATCGCGCCCCTTCGACCCGCATCCGCTGTTTGCGAGTTTTATCGCTGCGGCGCTTGAGCAATCGCGGCTCGTCTGA
- the pdhA gene encoding pyruvate dehydrogenase (acetyl-transferring) E1 component subunit alpha encodes MADASTSVRAESKSRKATDAPPVPPPFSKEEELKAYREMLMIRRFEEKAGQLYGMGLIGGFCHLYIGQEAVVVGVMMAAKPGDQTITSYRDHGHMIACGMDPKGVLAELTGRRGGLSKGKGGSMHMFSKEKNFYGGHGIVGAQVPLGTGLAFADRYRANGNVSYTYFGDGAANQGQVYESFNMAELWKLPVVYIVENNRYAMGTSVKRSSALTDFSKRGQSFNIPGEQVDGMDVRAVKAATDRAREWCAGGNGPIILEMQTYRYRGHSMSDPAKYRSKEEVQKMREEHDPIEQVRARLLAEHKLGEDDLKAIDGEVRAVIAEAVDFASHDPEPDPAELWTDVLK; translated from the coding sequence ATGGCCGATGCATCAACCTCCGTCCGCGCCGAATCGAAGTCGCGGAAGGCGACCGACGCCCCTCCTGTCCCGCCTCCCTTCTCGAAAGAGGAAGAACTTAAGGCCTATCGCGAGATGCTGATGATCCGCCGCTTCGAGGAGAAGGCGGGGCAGCTCTACGGCATGGGCCTCATCGGCGGATTTTGCCATCTCTACATTGGGCAGGAAGCTGTCGTCGTCGGCGTCATGATGGCGGCAAAGCCCGGCGATCAGACCATCACGAGTTATCGCGATCATGGCCATATGATCGCCTGCGGCATGGATCCGAAGGGCGTTCTCGCCGAATTGACCGGGCGTAGAGGCGGCCTGTCGAAAGGCAAGGGCGGCTCGATGCACATGTTCTCGAAAGAGAAGAATTTCTATGGCGGCCACGGCATTGTCGGAGCGCAGGTGCCGCTCGGCACCGGGCTCGCCTTCGCCGACCGCTACCGGGCCAACGGGAACGTCTCATATACTTATTTCGGGGATGGCGCGGCCAATCAGGGGCAGGTCTACGAGAGCTTCAACATGGCCGAGCTGTGGAAGCTTCCCGTCGTTTATATCGTCGAGAACAACCGCTATGCGATGGGCACCTCCGTCAAGAGATCTTCGGCCCTGACCGATTTCTCAAAGCGCGGCCAGAGCTTCAATATTCCTGGCGAGCAGGTCGACGGCATGGATGTGCGCGCCGTCAAGGCCGCGACGGACCGCGCGCGTGAATGGTGCGCCGGCGGCAACGGCCCGATCATCCTCGAGATGCAGACCTATCGCTATCGCGGCCATTCCATGTCCGATCCTGCGAAATACCGATCGAAGGAAGAAGTGCAGAAGATGCGCGAGGAGCACGATCCGATCGAGCAAGTGCGCGCGCGCCTGCTCGCCGAACACAAGCTCGGTGAGGATGATCTCAAGGCTATCGACGGCGAGGTTCGCGCCGTCATCGCCGAGGCGGTCGACTTCGCCTCGCATGATCCAGAGCCTGATCCAGCCGAATTGTGGACGGATGTGTTGAAGTAG
- a CDS encoding pyruvate dehydrogenase complex dihydrolipoamide acetyltransferase, producing MPINILMPALSPTMEKGNLSRWLKKEGDTVKSGDILAEIETDKATMEVEAVDEGVLAKIVVPDGTPDVAVNDVIGVIAGDGEDAASAAPAAAPKAAPTTTVSAPAPATVAPAAPAAAPLGSSVNGHAGPRIFASPLARRIAKTEGLDLSAIAGSGPHGRVIERDVKAALTQPRLQTAKAPVAPAPTTPAPTPASDDAIRKLFQPGSYDETPHDSMRKTIARRLVEASQTIPHFYLSVDCDLDALLAVRESVNASAPRDKDGKPAYKISVNDFIIKALALALIRVPDANVTWTEAAMLKHKHADVGVAVSIPGGLITPVIRSADTKSLSTISNEMKDFAARAKARKLKPEEYQGGSSSVSNLGMMGIKSFSAIINPPQASILAVGAGEQRVIVKDGAPVVATLMSATLSTDHRAIDGALGAELIGAFKHLIERPMGMLV from the coding sequence ATGCCTATCAATATCCTGATGCCCGCGCTTTCCCCGACCATGGAAAAAGGCAATCTCAGCCGATGGCTGAAAAAGGAAGGCGACACGGTCAAGTCCGGCGACATTCTCGCCGAGATCGAGACGGACAAGGCGACGATGGAGGTCGAAGCCGTGGACGAAGGCGTCCTCGCTAAGATCGTCGTTCCGGACGGAACGCCTGATGTCGCTGTCAATGACGTCATCGGCGTCATCGCAGGCGATGGCGAGGACGCAGCATCCGCCGCGCCGGCCGCTGCGCCAAAGGCCGCGCCGACGACGACGGTTTCCGCCCCGGCTCCCGCCACCGTCGCCCCAGCAGCGCCAGCCGCCGCTCCTTTGGGCTCCAGCGTCAACGGGCATGCAGGACCGCGGATTTTCGCTTCGCCGCTCGCAAGACGCATTGCGAAAACGGAAGGCCTAGATCTCTCGGCTATCGCCGGTTCAGGGCCGCATGGCCGCGTCATCGAGCGAGACGTGAAGGCGGCGCTAACTCAGCCACGCCTGCAAACAGCTAAGGCCCCGGTCGCTCCCGCGCCGACTACTCCGGCGCCTACGCCAGCCTCGGACGACGCCATTCGGAAACTCTTTCAGCCTGGGTCCTACGACGAGACGCCGCATGATTCCATGCGCAAGACGATCGCGCGTCGCCTTGTCGAGGCGAGCCAGACGATTCCGCATTTCTATCTTTCGGTAGACTGCGATCTTGACGCTCTCCTCGCCGTGCGCGAGAGCGTCAACGCGAGCGCGCCACGCGATAAGGACGGCAAGCCAGCCTACAAAATCTCGGTGAATGATTTCATCATCAAGGCTCTGGCGCTCGCACTTATTCGCGTGCCGGACGCCAATGTGACCTGGACCGAAGCCGCTATGCTGAAACATAAGCACGCCGATGTTGGCGTCGCCGTCTCGATCCCCGGCGGCCTGATTACGCCGGTCATTCGCTCCGCAGACACGAAAAGCCTCTCGACGATCTCGAACGAGATGAAGGATTTCGCCGCCCGCGCGAAAGCTCGGAAATTGAAGCCTGAGGAGTATCAGGGCGGCTCGTCCTCGGTCTCCAATCTCGGCATGATGGGGATCAAGTCCTTTTCCGCAATCATTAATCCGCCGCAGGCCTCGATCCTCGCCGTCGGAGCGGGCGAGCAGCGCGTCATCGTCAAGGATGGCGCGCCCGTGGTCGCAACCCTGATGAGCGCGACCCTCTCGACCGACCATCGCGCCATCGACGGCGCCCTCGGCGCAGAACTCATCGGCGCGTTCAAACATCTGATCGAGCGCCCCATGGGGATGCTCGTCTAG
- a CDS encoding lytic transglycosylase domain-containing protein: MAGKIAFASIGAICVALTAPVQAQSNAPAAPLPVARPASPGDAGRHDPAGADKTAQDNADDDRHEPAFSAASTDARKNFRTLLRREAGKTGLPPDIADAVVAIESGYDPTVIGDIGEIGLMQVRPETAAMLGFRGDATELARPEVNIHYGVVYLAEAWRLANGDLCRALMKYRAGHGEEQMSPLSATYCGRARAHLAALGSPFAAAASVPMVFESIQSKAPRAFRTARRGLPRLRTASTSRAFWAAHEARVAAISRRIEAKWRRMASR; encoded by the coding sequence GTGGCAGGCAAAATCGCTTTCGCGTCAATCGGAGCCATTTGCGTGGCGCTGACGGCGCCGGTTCAGGCGCAGAGCAATGCGCCGGCCGCTCCGTTGCCGGTCGCAAGGCCAGCCAGTCCCGGCGATGCCGGGCGTCACGACCCGGCCGGCGCAGATAAGACCGCGCAAGATAATGCGGACGATGATCGCCATGAGCCTGCCTTTTCTGCTGCTTCGACAGATGCGCGTAAAAATTTTCGCACTTTGTTGCGGCGCGAGGCTGGCAAGACAGGCCTTCCGCCCGACATAGCCGATGCCGTCGTCGCCATTGAAAGCGGCTATGATCCAACCGTGATCGGCGACATCGGCGAAATCGGACTGATGCAGGTCCGGCCCGAGACAGCCGCCATGCTTGGTTTTCGCGGGGACGCGACCGAACTCGCCAGGCCGGAAGTGAATATTCACTATGGCGTCGTCTATCTCGCGGAGGCGTGGCGGCTCGCCAATGGCGATCTCTGCCGCGCGCTGATGAAATATCGCGCCGGCCACGGCGAGGAGCAGATGTCGCCGCTGTCCGCGACTTATTGCGGGCGGGCGCGGGCGCATCTTGCCGCGCTCGGCTCTCCCTTCGCGGCGGCGGCCTCGGTTCCGATGGTTTTCGAGTCCATCCAGTCGAAGGCGCCGCGCGCTTTCAGAACGGCAAGGCGCGGCCTGCCGCGGCTTCGCACCGCGTCAACCAGCCGGGCGTTCTGGGCCGCGCACGAGGCAAGGGTCGCGGCGATTTCGCGGCGCATCGAGGCCAAGTGGCGCAGAATGGCGTCGCGTTAA
- a CDS encoding FtsB family cell division protein → MVIRRRWRAILYPLCLYCVSGAAGGYFVWHAVNGERGLKTQDEYQVKIESLQKELRGLKADRALWQHKIELINGAVIDRDLLDEEARSLLGRDDKNDLVVLLPHPAN, encoded by the coding sequence ATGGTCATTCGCAGGCGCTGGCGCGCTATCCTCTATCCCTTGTGTCTCTATTGCGTCTCCGGCGCGGCGGGCGGCTATTTTGTATGGCACGCAGTGAACGGCGAGCGCGGGCTGAAAACTCAGGACGAATACCAGGTTAAAATTGAGAGTCTGCAAAAGGAGCTGCGGGGTCTCAAGGCGGACCGGGCCCTTTGGCAGCACAAAATCGAGTTGATCAACGGCGCCGTCATCGATCGCGACCTCCTCGACGAAGAGGCGAGGAGTCTTCTCGGACGCGACGATAAGAATGATCTCGTCGTTTTGCTGCCTCATCCCGCGAACTAA
- the eno gene encoding phosphopyruvate hydratase, producing MTAIIDIAAREILDSRGNPTVEVDVTLEDGSHGRAAVPSGASTGAHEAVELRDGDKSRFGGKGVLKAVESVNRDIFDALSGLEAEDQGKIDAIMIALDGTPNKAKLGANAILGVSLAVAKAAADASALPLYRYIGGVQAHVLPVPMMNIINGGVHADNPIDFQEFMILPVGAPSIKEAVRWGSEVFQVLKGALKKAGHNTNVGDEGGFAPNLPSAEAALDFVLRAIESAGFKPGADIALGLDCAATEFFKDGAYIYAGEGLSRSPEEQAHYLARLAASYPIATIEDGMSEDDWAGWKIVTDLIGGKIQLVGDDIFVTNVERLSEGIKKGIANSILVKVNQIGSLTETLAAVDMAQRAGYTAVMSHRSGETEDSTIADLAVATNCGQIKTGSLARSDRTAKYNQLIRIEEELGSQAVYAGRKALKAFA from the coding sequence ATGACCGCGATCATCGACATTGCCGCCCGTGAGATTTTGGATAGCCGCGGCAATCCAACCGTCGAGGTCGACGTGACTTTGGAAGATGGTTCACACGGCCGCGCCGCCGTGCCGTCCGGCGCTTCGACGGGCGCGCATGAAGCCGTCGAATTGCGCGATGGCGACAAGTCGCGTTTTGGCGGCAAGGGCGTGCTGAAGGCCGTCGAAAGCGTCAACCGAGACATTTTCGATGCTCTAAGCGGCCTCGAGGCGGAAGATCAGGGCAAGATCGACGCGATCATGATTGCGCTCGATGGAACCCCGAATAAAGCAAAGCTCGGCGCCAACGCCATTCTCGGGGTTTCCCTCGCGGTGGCCAAGGCGGCCGCCGACGCCTCCGCATTACCGCTCTATCGCTATATCGGCGGCGTGCAGGCGCATGTGCTGCCCGTTCCGATGATGAATATTATCAACGGCGGCGTGCACGCCGATAATCCGATCGACTTCCAGGAATTCATGATCCTGCCGGTCGGCGCGCCCTCGATCAAAGAGGCCGTGCGCTGGGGCTCCGAAGTGTTCCAGGTGTTGAAGGGCGCTTTGAAAAAGGCGGGACACAACACCAACGTTGGCGATGAAGGCGGTTTTGCGCCTAATCTGCCGTCTGCCGAAGCAGCTCTCGATTTTGTTCTGCGGGCGATCGAAAGCGCCGGCTTCAAACCGGGCGCCGACATCGCGCTCGGCCTCGATTGCGCTGCGACCGAATTCTTCAAGGACGGAGCCTATATCTATGCTGGCGAGGGGCTTTCCCGTTCGCCGGAGGAACAGGCCCATTATCTCGCAAGACTTGCCGCGTCTTATCCAATCGCGACCATCGAAGACGGCATGTCGGAGGACGACTGGGCCGGCTGGAAGATCGTGACGGATCTGATCGGCGGCAAAATCCAGCTCGTCGGCGACGATATTTTCGTCACCAACGTCGAGCGTCTCTCCGAAGGCATCAAAAAAGGCATCGCCAACTCCATTCTCGTCAAGGTCAATCAGATCGGTTCGCTCACCGAGACGCTCGCCGCCGTCGATATGGCGCAGCGCGCCGGCTACACCGCAGTGATGTCGCATCGCTCCGGCGAAACGGAGGATTCGACCATCGCCGATCTCGCTGTTGCGACCAATTGCGGGCAGATCAAGACGGGCTCGCTCGCGCGGTCTGACCGCACCGCAAAATATAACCAGCTGATCCGGATCGAAGAGGAGCTCGGCTCGCAGGCGGTCTACGCCGGACGCAAGGCGCTGAAGGCTTTCGCCTGA
- the queF gene encoding preQ(1) synthase, with the protein MVKTHTGTSQLGASVAAPASPEEATLERVPNPHRSEHYLARFTAPEFTSLCPVTGQPDFALLVIDYVPDEWLVESKSLKLYLGSFRNHGAFHEDCTLRIGKDLVAILSPRWFRIGGYWYPRGGIPIDVFWSTGEPPAGLWLPDQGVPPYRGRG; encoded by the coding sequence ATGGTTAAGACGCATACGGGAACGAGTCAGCTGGGCGCCAGCGTCGCCGCGCCGGCCTCGCCCGAAGAAGCAACGCTGGAGCGCGTCCCTAATCCGCATCGAAGCGAGCATTACCTCGCGCGCTTCACCGCGCCGGAATTTACCTCGCTCTGTCCGGTCACCGGCCAGCCGGATTTCGCGCTTCTCGTGATTGATTACGTGCCGGACGAATGGCTCGTCGAATCAAAGTCGCTGAAGCTCTATCTGGGCTCGTTTCGAAACCACGGCGCATTTCACGAGGACTGTACCCTGCGCATCGGCAAGGACCTCGTGGCCATCCTTTCGCCGCGCTGGTTTAGGATTGGCGGCTATTGGTATCCGCGCGGCGGCATTCCGATCGACGTTTTCTGGTCCACGGGAGAACCGCCAGCCGGGCTTTGGCTCCCCGATCAGGGCGTCCCGCCCTATCGCGGCCGGGGTTGA